Proteins from a single region of Pseudomonas fulva:
- a CDS encoding DoxX-like family protein produces the protein MTDARLARLTLAVIFIYHGLVPKLLLRDATELQLLDAHGLPHGLLVLAGVGEMLLGLLIVLLHRQRWPLYMAQVALLVLLVDVAVFAPALLTQAFNPLTLSLAGLVLGVIALRGQPAQPMPR, from the coding sequence ATGACTGACGCCCGGCTGGCGCGCCTGACGTTGGCCGTGATCTTCATCTACCACGGGCTGGTGCCCAAGCTGCTGCTGCGGGACGCCACCGAACTGCAGCTGCTCGACGCCCATGGCTTGCCCCACGGCCTGCTTGTGCTGGCGGGTGTGGGCGAGATGCTGCTGGGGCTGCTCATCGTGCTGTTGCACCGGCAGCGCTGGCCGCTCTACATGGCGCAGGTGGCATTGCTGGTGCTGCTGGTGGATGTGGCAGTCTTCGCGCCCGCATTGCTGACCCAGGCGTTCAACCCGCTGACCTTGAGCCTGGCCGGCCTGGTGCTCGGCGTGATCGCCCTGCGCGGACAGCCGGCGCAGCCGATGCCGCGTTAA
- a CDS encoding thiol-disulfide oxidoreductase DCC family protein, which yields MAYPPHLQAGDRVVLFDGVCKLCNGWSRFLIRHDRAGKLKLCSVQSPQGQAILAWFGMPLDHFDTLVYVEGDRALQRSDAILAILGQLPAPWRWATVARVIPRRLRDWAYDPIARNRYRLFGRHDHCPVPRPEDRERFLHD from the coding sequence ATGGCTTACCCACCCCATCTGCAGGCCGGTGATCGCGTCGTGCTGTTCGATGGCGTGTGCAAGCTGTGTAACGGCTGGAGCCGCTTTCTGATTCGCCACGACCGCGCCGGCAAGCTCAAGCTGTGCAGCGTGCAGTCGCCACAGGGCCAGGCGATTCTGGCCTGGTTCGGCATGCCGCTGGATCACTTCGACACCCTTGTGTATGTCGAGGGCGACCGGGCCCTGCAGCGCAGCGACGCCATTCTGGCCATCCTGGGTCAGCTGCCGGCACCCTGGCGCTGGGCGACGGTGGCGCGCGTGATACCACGCCGCCTACGCGACTGGGCCTACGACCCCATCGCCCGCAATCGCTACCGCCTGTTCGGCCGCCACGACCACTGCCCGGTGCCGCGCCCGGAAGACCGCGAGCGATTCCTGCATGACTGA
- a CDS encoding Lrp/AsnC family transcriptional regulator, whose protein sequence is MIDEIDQHLIAALTEDSRRSLKALAQISGLSSPSVAERLRKLEEKGVLKGYGVEVDPRAFGYQLQAIVRIRPLPGQLHEVERQIQATPQFTECDKVTGEDCFIARLHVRSMEQLDEILDHINVYALTNTAIVKKTTVKRRLPPMG, encoded by the coding sequence ATGATCGATGAAATCGACCAACACCTGATCGCGGCCCTGACCGAGGACTCGCGCCGCTCGCTCAAGGCACTGGCGCAGATCAGCGGCCTGTCCTCGCCGAGCGTGGCGGAGCGGCTGCGCAAGCTTGAGGAAAAAGGGGTACTCAAAGGCTATGGCGTAGAGGTCGACCCGCGCGCATTCGGCTACCAGCTGCAGGCCATCGTGCGCATTCGCCCGCTACCCGGCCAGTTGCACGAAGTGGAACGACAGATCCAGGCCACGCCGCAGTTCACCGAGTGCGACAAGGTCACCGGCGAGGACTGCTTTATCGCCCGGCTGCATGTGCGCTCGATGGAACAGCTGGACGAGATACTCGACCACATCAACGTCTATGCCCTGACCAACACCGCCATCGTCAAGAAGACCACGGTGAAGCGACGACTGCCGCCCATGGGGTGA
- a CDS encoding DMT family transporter translates to MDKQIHRGTLEMVAAMLISGTIGWFVLLSGLPVLEVVFWRCVFGALTLLVVCAMLGFLRPGLLSRYTATLAMVSGVAIVGNWLLLFASYSRASIAIGTAVYNVQPFMLVILAALFLGEKLTLQKLAWLSISFLGMLAIVSAHGSTGQGGGDYLAGIALALGAAFLYAVAALIIKKLKGVPPHLIALIQVSVGVLMLAPLADFTTLPQGQQTWAILLTLGVVHTGGMYVLLYGAIQKLPTALTGALSFIYPIAAIAVDWVAFDHQLGALQWLGVAAILLAAAGMQQGWSLRVRWSTASRLNPKP, encoded by the coding sequence ATGGACAAGCAAATCCACAGAGGCACGCTGGAAATGGTCGCCGCCATGCTGATTTCCGGCACCATCGGCTGGTTCGTGCTGCTGTCCGGCCTGCCGGTTCTGGAGGTGGTGTTCTGGCGCTGCGTGTTCGGCGCCCTGACGCTGCTGGTGGTCTGCGCCATGCTGGGCTTTCTGCGCCCAGGCCTGCTCAGCCGCTATACCGCGACGCTGGCCATGGTCAGTGGGGTGGCCATCGTCGGCAACTGGTTGTTGCTGTTCGCGTCCTATTCCCGCGCCTCGATCGCCATCGGCACCGCGGTCTACAACGTGCAGCCGTTCATGCTGGTGATCCTGGCGGCGCTGTTTCTCGGCGAAAAACTGACCCTGCAGAAGCTCGCCTGGTTGTCGATCTCGTTTCTCGGCATGCTGGCCATCGTCAGCGCCCACGGCAGTACGGGGCAGGGCGGTGGCGACTACCTGGCAGGCATCGCCCTCGCCCTTGGCGCCGCCTTTCTGTACGCCGTGGCCGCCCTGATCATCAAGAAGCTCAAGGGCGTGCCACCGCATCTGATCGCGCTGATCCAGGTCAGCGTTGGCGTGCTGATGCTGGCGCCGCTGGCCGATTTCACCACGCTGCCCCAGGGCCAGCAGACCTGGGCGATCCTGCTCACTCTGGGTGTGGTGCATACCGGCGGCATGTATGTGCTGCTGTACGGCGCCATCCAGAAGCTGCCCACGGCGCTGACCGGCGCGCTGTCGTTCATCTACCCGATCGCGGCGATTGCCGTGGACTGGGTCGCCTTTGACCACCAGCTCGGTGCGTTGCAGTGGCTGGGCGTGGCGGCGATTCTGCTGGCGGCTGCGGGGATGCAGCAGGGATGGAGCTTGCGTGTGCGCTGGAGTACTGCAAGCCGGCTCAATCCGAAGCCTTGA
- a CDS encoding peptidase U32 family protein: protein MSLPKNHLELLSPARDVEIAREAILHGADAVYIGGPSFGARHNACNEVSDIAKLVEFAHRYHARIFTTINTILHDDELEPARALIHQLYDAGVDALIVQDLGVLDLDIPPIELHASTQTDIRTLGRARFLDQAGFSQLVLARELNLQEIRAIADETDAAIEFFIHGALCVAFSGQCNISHAQTGRSANRGDCSQACRLPYTLKDEKGGVIAYEKHLLSMKDNNQSANLRALVEAGVRSFKIEGRYKDVAYVKNITAHYRRELDAILEDRPDLARASSGRTAHFFVPDPDKTFHRGSTDYFVTERKVDIGAFDSPTFTGLSVGHVEKVNKRDLIAVTHEPLSNGDGLNVLVKREVVGFRANIAELKAEFEEDGEKRYRYRVEPNEMPAGMFRLRPNHPLSRNLDHNWQQALQKTSAERRIGIQWKAELREERLKLTATSEEGISTSVSLAGPFGPANKPEQALDGLRDLLTQLGTTIYHAQGVQLDAPQAFFVPNSQLKSLRREAIEALTEARVAAHPRGGRKAESNPPPVYPESHLSFLANVYNHKAREFYHRHGVQLIDAAYEAHEEEGEVPVMITKHCLRFSFNLCPKQAKGVTGVKTKVAPMQLVHGDEVLTLKFDCKPCEMHVIGKMKGHILDLPQPGSAATQVVGHISPEDLLKTARRQAPH from the coding sequence ATGTCCTTGCCCAAGAACCACCTGGAACTGCTCAGCCCTGCCCGCGATGTCGAGATCGCCCGCGAGGCCATCCTGCATGGCGCCGACGCCGTCTATATCGGTGGCCCGAGCTTCGGTGCCCGGCACAACGCCTGCAACGAGGTGAGCGATATCGCCAAGCTGGTGGAGTTCGCCCACCGCTACCACGCGCGCATCTTCACCACCATCAACACCATCCTGCATGACGACGAACTGGAGCCGGCGCGCGCGCTGATCCACCAGCTCTACGACGCGGGCGTGGACGCGCTGATCGTGCAGGACCTGGGCGTGCTGGACTTGGACATTCCGCCCATCGAGCTGCATGCCAGCACCCAGACCGACATCCGCACCCTGGGCCGCGCCAGGTTTCTCGACCAGGCCGGCTTCTCCCAGCTGGTGCTGGCCCGCGAGCTGAACCTGCAGGAAATCCGCGCCATCGCCGATGAAACCGATGCCGCCATCGAGTTCTTCATCCACGGCGCGCTCTGCGTGGCCTTCTCCGGCCAGTGCAACATCTCCCACGCGCAGACCGGGCGCAGCGCCAACCGCGGCGACTGCTCCCAGGCGTGCCGCCTGCCCTACACCCTCAAGGATGAGAAAGGCGGCGTGATCGCCTACGAGAAACACCTGCTGTCCATGAAGGACAACAACCAGAGCGCCAACCTGCGCGCGCTGGTCGAGGCCGGCGTGCGCTCGTTCAAGATCGAGGGGCGCTACAAGGACGTGGCCTACGTGAAGAACATCACCGCCCATTACCGCCGCGAGCTCGATGCCATCCTCGAAGACCGCCCGGACCTGGCGCGTGCCTCCAGCGGCCGTACCGCGCACTTCTTCGTGCCCGACCCGGACAAGACCTTCCACCGCGGCAGCACCGACTACTTCGTCACCGAGCGCAAGGTGGATATCGGCGCCTTCGACTCGCCGACCTTTACCGGGCTTTCCGTCGGCCATGTCGAGAAGGTGAACAAGCGCGACCTGATCGCCGTCACCCATGAGCCGCTGTCCAACGGCGACGGCCTCAACGTGCTGGTCAAGCGCGAGGTGGTCGGTTTCCGCGCCAACATCGCCGAGCTGAAGGCAGAGTTCGAGGAAGACGGCGAGAAGCGCTACCGCTACCGCGTCGAGCCCAACGAAATGCCGGCCGGCATGTTCCGCCTGCGCCCCAACCACCCACTGAGCCGCAACCTGGATCACAACTGGCAGCAGGCCCTGCAGAAGACCTCGGCAGAGCGGCGCATCGGCATCCAGTGGAAGGCCGAGCTGCGTGAAGAGCGCCTGAAGCTGACCGCCACCAGCGAGGAAGGCATCAGCACCAGCGTCAGCCTGGCCGGCCCCTTCGGCCCCGCCAACAAGCCGGAACAGGCCCTCGATGGCCTGCGCGACCTGCTCACTCAGCTGGGCACCACCATCTACCACGCCCAGGGCGTGCAGCTGGACGCGCCCCAGGCGTTCTTCGTGCCCAACTCGCAGCTGAAAAGCCTGCGCCGCGAAGCCATCGAGGCACTGACCGAAGCCCGGGTCGCCGCGCACCCGCGTGGCGGGCGCAAGGCCGAGAGCAACCCGCCGCCGGTGTACCCCGAGTCGCACCTGTCGTTCCTGGCCAACGTGTACAACCACAAGGCCCGCGAGTTCTACCACCGCCATGGCGTGCAGCTGATCGACGCCGCCTACGAGGCCCACGAAGAAGAAGGCGAAGTGCCGGTGATGATCACCAAGCACTGCCTGCGCTTCTCCTTCAACCTGTGCCCCAAGCAGGCCAAGGGCGTCACCGGCGTGAAGACCAAGGTGGCGCCGATGCAGCTGGTGCATGGCGACGAGGTATTGACCCTGAAGTTCGACTGCAAGCCGTGCGAGATGCACGTGATCGGCAAGATGAAAGGCCATATCCTCGACCTGCCCCAGCCGGGCAGCGCCGCCACCCAGGTGGTCGGCCATATCAGCCCGGAAGACCTGCTGAAAACGGCACGCCGGCAGGCGCCGCACTGA
- a CDS encoding YecA family protein, protein MDNRGLEKLDQLLLKYGNDDSILSASELDGYFAAIVSGPRQIDPGTWYPHIWAEQLPKWANDKEGERFTKLAVELMSEAAYMLGEEPDDYEAIFLADDNGKGEKLIVSQWCAGYLRGAQVAGWIDAELPEELEAALASITLHGSEEGVDALNAMSDEAYDASVATVEPAAVALYQYWQEHLEPVLPVRREETKVGRNDPCTCGSGKKYKQCCLRG, encoded by the coding sequence ATGGATAACAGAGGGCTCGAGAAGCTCGATCAGTTGTTGCTCAAGTATGGCAACGACGACTCGATTCTTTCTGCCAGCGAACTGGACGGCTATTTCGCGGCCATCGTGTCCGGGCCTCGGCAGATCGACCCCGGCACCTGGTATCCGCACATCTGGGCCGAGCAGTTGCCCAAATGGGCCAACGACAAGGAAGGCGAGCGCTTTACCAAGCTGGCCGTCGAGCTGATGAGCGAAGCCGCCTATATGCTCGGCGAGGAGCCGGACGACTACGAGGCCATCTTCCTGGCCGACGACAATGGCAAGGGTGAGAAGCTCATCGTCTCGCAGTGGTGCGCCGGTTACCTGCGTGGTGCCCAGGTGGCTGGCTGGATCGATGCAGAGCTGCCCGAGGAGCTGGAGGCTGCGCTGGCGAGCATTACGCTGCACGGCAGCGAGGAGGGCGTGGACGCGCTCAATGCCATGTCCGATGAGGCGTACGACGCCTCGGTCGCCACGGTCGAGCCCGCCGCCGTGGCGCTCTATCAGTACTGGCAGGAGCATCTGGAGCCTGTGCTGCCGGTACGCCGAGAAGAGACCAAGGTCGGCCGCAACGACCCCTGCACCTGCGGCAGCGGCAAGAAGTACAAGCAGTGCTGCCTGCGTGGCTGA
- a CDS encoding BRO family protein — protein MNYARSFQVEGRQVDVRASADGRLWFCADAICALLCFSDSQAALLHHCKPSGILFGSEASPQAMIDLRNVLQLSHHSPPSRAARVYDWLCHSVLASQLGHPGKPQRHQLTTNDQQLQVLRWQDSWWLEMQDAVELFGSGNQPLPRPVHPE, from the coding sequence ATGAACTACGCACGGTCATTTCAGGTAGAGGGACGGCAAGTCGATGTCCGCGCCAGCGCTGATGGGCGCCTGTGGTTCTGTGCAGACGCCATCTGCGCGCTGCTGTGCTTTTCCGACAGCCAGGCGGCGCTGCTCCATCACTGCAAGCCCAGCGGCATCCTGTTCGGTAGCGAGGCATCACCCCAGGCGATGATCGACCTGCGCAACGTGCTGCAGCTCAGCCATCACAGCCCGCCAAGCCGCGCGGCCCGCGTCTACGACTGGCTGTGCCATTCCGTGCTGGCGTCGCAGCTGGGTCACCCGGGCAAGCCGCAACGCCATCAGCTCACCACCAATGACCAGCAGTTGCAGGTATTGCGCTGGCAGGACAGCTGGTGGCTGGAGATGCAGGATGCGGTGGAGTTGTTCGGCAGTGGTAATCAGCCCCTGCCGCGCCCCGTTCATCCTGAATGA
- a CDS encoding transcriptional regulator, with translation MTEKTEFAQRLRDAMLAAGYPDRPAVLEREFNSRYWGRSVTFQAVSRWLRGQAIPSQDKLQVLADWLRVEPQALRFGERAAMAVREQRGRWEDPAFYPEREAIEAFLALPAAQRKVVRDVIMTFAQTAKQPGASK, from the coding sequence ATGACCGAAAAAACCGAATTTGCCCAGCGCCTGCGCGATGCCATGCTCGCTGCCGGCTACCCTGATCGTCCTGCCGTGTTGGAACGGGAATTCAACTCCCGTTACTGGGGGCGTTCGGTGACATTCCAGGCCGTGTCGCGATGGCTGCGCGGCCAGGCCATTCCCTCCCAGGACAAACTGCAGGTGCTGGCCGACTGGCTGCGCGTCGAACCGCAGGCGCTGCGTTTCGGCGAACGCGCGGCCATGGCGGTGCGTGAGCAGCGCGGCCGCTGGGAAGACCCCGCGTTCTACCCCGAGCGGGAGGCCATCGAAGCCTTTCTCGCCCTGCCTGCCGCCCAGCGCAAGGTGGTGCGCGATGTGATCATGACCTTCGCGCAGACTGCCAAGCAGCCGGGCGCGTCCAAGTAA
- a CDS encoding HDOD domain-containing protein, giving the protein MDIASLFAELHTLPTVPKVAQDLIQQFDNPSTNLESVARNIERDPVVAAKVLRLANSARFRGSRDASSVEDAAMRLGFNTLRTLVLASAMTGAFKVDTGYNLKKFWLRSFRVASIARALAKQSKLDADAAFTCGMMHNIGELLIQTGAPDFARRLNRHPQREAAAQAAEETLQLGFGYPEVGAELARRWQLPALIQNAIAYQNKPAQAPGDSQYARLVAQAIHVEESLEAHGLTDEAKQDLEGPLFEGVDLAKLFEALPAVLEADKAFGELLN; this is encoded by the coding sequence ATGGATATCGCCAGCCTGTTCGCCGAACTGCACACCCTGCCCACCGTCCCCAAGGTCGCCCAGGACCTGATCCAGCAATTCGACAACCCCTCCACCAACCTGGAAAGCGTGGCGCGCAATATCGAGCGCGACCCGGTGGTCGCCGCCAAGGTGCTGCGCCTGGCCAACTCGGCGCGCTTTCGCGGCTCGCGCGACGCCAGCAGCGTGGAAGATGCCGCCATGCGCCTGGGCTTCAACACCCTGCGCACCCTGGTGCTGGCCTCGGCCATGACCGGCGCCTTCAAGGTCGATACCGGCTACAACCTGAAAAAGTTCTGGCTGCGCAGTTTCCGCGTGGCGAGCATCGCCCGCGCCCTGGCCAAACAGTCGAAGCTCGACGCGGATGCCGCCTTCACCTGTGGAATGATGCACAACATCGGCGAACTGCTGATCCAGACCGGCGCCCCGGACTTCGCCCGCCGCCTGAACCGCCACCCGCAACGCGAGGCCGCGGCCCAGGCCGCCGAGGAAACCCTGCAACTGGGCTTCGGCTACCCGGAAGTCGGCGCCGAGCTGGCGCGCCGCTGGCAGTTGCCGGCGCTGATCCAGAACGCCATCGCCTACCAGAACAAACCGGCCCAGGCGCCGGGCGACAGCCAGTATGCGCGCCTGGTGGCGCAGGCGATCCACGTCGAGGAGAGCCTGGAGGCCCATGGGTTGACCGATGAAGCCAAACAGGACCTGGAAGGCCCGCTGTTCGAGGGCGTGGACCTGGCCAAGCTGTTCGAGGCGCTGCCCGCCGTGCTGGAAGCGGACAAGGCGTTTGGCGAGTTGCTGAACTAG
- a CDS encoding GGDEF domain-containing protein: MLATVDHHDQSRRRMFKTLLWVTLCFGALFSIFNATRGLWLLVGIEVVYTLLSLYMLVVVERTRYLRALTIVYLIPFLGVMMGTLANPDTSVGIFAWIQTIPIILYLLLGLRLGLIGSVLFVSLGLYLYTQHYTEKDPSDSLGFLLDIGMATLAITVFSHTYEHTRGQTEKRLLELISTDYLTGLANRAKLTEVFARERAHARRNQAPLALVYLDIDHFKQINDRFGHETGDQALRHFADVLSQRLRATDLLCRLGGEEFAALLPNTSAAQAARIAEALRERLASTPLDVKGTPMQMTLSAGVASLGQDGERLDELMNAADRRTYAAKRAGRNRVVSGEACALA, encoded by the coding sequence ATGCTGGCTACAGTCGATCACCATGATCAGTCCCGGCGCAGGATGTTCAAGACCCTGCTGTGGGTGACCCTGTGTTTCGGTGCGTTGTTCTCGATCTTCAACGCCACCCGCGGGCTGTGGCTGCTGGTGGGCATCGAGGTGGTCTACACCCTGCTGTCGCTGTACATGCTGGTAGTGGTCGAGCGCACCCGGTACCTGCGCGCCCTGACCATCGTCTACCTGATCCCTTTTCTCGGGGTGATGATGGGAACCCTGGCCAACCCGGACACCTCGGTGGGCATCTTCGCCTGGATCCAGACCATCCCCATCATCCTCTACCTGCTGCTCGGCCTGCGCCTGGGGCTGATCGGCTCGGTCCTGTTCGTCAGCCTGGGCCTGTACCTGTACACCCAGCACTACACCGAGAAAGACCCCAGCGACAGCCTGGGTTTTCTGCTCGATATCGGCATGGCGACCCTGGCCATCACGGTCTTCTCCCACACCTATGAACACACCCGCGGGCAGACCGAGAAGCGCCTGCTCGAACTGATCAGCACCGACTACCTCACGGGCCTGGCGAACCGTGCCAAGCTGACCGAGGTGTTCGCCCGCGAGCGCGCCCATGCCAGGCGCAACCAGGCACCCCTGGCCCTGGTTTACCTGGATATCGACCACTTCAAGCAGATCAACGACCGCTTCGGCCATGAAACCGGCGATCAGGCCCTGCGCCATTTCGCCGACGTATTGTCGCAGCGCCTGCGCGCCACCGACCTGCTGTGCCGGCTCGGCGGCGAGGAATTCGCCGCCCTGCTGCCCAACACCAGCGCCGCCCAGGCAGCGAGAATCGCCGAGGCGCTGCGCGAACGGCTGGCCAGCACCCCCCTGGACGTCAAGGGTACGCCCATGCAGATGACCCTCAGCGCCGGCGTGGCCAGCCTCGGGCAGGACGGCGAGCGCCTGGACGAACTGATGAACGCCGCCGACAGACGCACCTACGCGGCCAAGCGCGCCGGCCGCAACCGGGTGGTCAGCGGTGAGGCTTGCGCCCTCGCCTGA
- a CDS encoding SMP-30/gluconolactonase/LRE family protein: MNDSLQPGHSRRHFLKHSLICSAAAASAGSLLPQLASAAQPLGLRYPDSAVQVLDDSFLQLRLFNASVEKLADGLRWAEGPVWFGDGRYLLVSDIPNNRIMRWDEISQTLGVYRQPSNYANGLVRDTQGRLIACEGSTTQELGRRITRTEHDGRITVLADRFDGKRFNSPNDAVVKRDGSVWFTDPPFQAGNFYEGYKIEPELPHGVYRIDGETQQVTRVADDLGGPNGLCFSPDEKTLYIVESLAKPYRLVWAYPVNDDGSLGQRRKHIEATDTGDLDGIKCDEFGNLWCGWGSNGSAGSDPEKLDGVRVFNPQGKAIGHISLPERCANLCFGGEKGNRLFMASSHALYSIFVNARGATLV, translated from the coding sequence ATGAATGACAGCCTGCAACCTGGCCACTCGCGCCGCCACTTTCTCAAGCATTCGCTGATCTGCTCCGCCGCTGCCGCCAGCGCCGGCTCATTACTGCCGCAACTGGCTAGCGCGGCACAGCCGCTCGGCCTGCGCTATCCGGATAGCGCCGTGCAGGTGCTCGATGACAGCTTCCTGCAACTGCGTCTGTTCAACGCCAGCGTGGAAAAACTCGCTGATGGCCTGCGCTGGGCGGAAGGCCCGGTGTGGTTCGGCGACGGCCGTTACCTGCTGGTCAGCGATATTCCCAATAATCGCATCATGCGCTGGGACGAGATCAGCCAGACCCTGGGCGTCTACCGCCAACCCTCGAACTATGCCAACGGCCTGGTGCGCGACACCCAGGGCCGGCTGATCGCCTGTGAAGGTTCCACCACCCAGGAGCTGGGCCGGCGCATCACCCGTACCGAACACGACGGGCGCATCACCGTGCTGGCCGATCGATTCGACGGCAAGCGCTTCAACTCGCCGAACGACGCGGTGGTCAAACGCGACGGCTCGGTGTGGTTCACCGACCCCCCTTTCCAGGCCGGCAATTTCTACGAGGGCTACAAGATCGAGCCCGAGCTGCCCCATGGCGTCTATCGCATCGACGGCGAAACGCAGCAGGTCACCCGCGTGGCCGACGACCTGGGTGGCCCCAACGGCCTGTGCTTCTCGCCCGACGAGAAGACCCTGTACATCGTCGAGAGCCTGGCCAAGCCGTATCGCCTGGTGTGGGCTTACCCGGTGAACGATGACGGCAGCCTCGGCCAGCGCCGCAAACACATCGAAGCCACCGACACTGGCGATCTGGATGGCATCAAGTGCGACGAGTTCGGCAACCTGTGGTGCGGCTGGGGCAGCAACGGCTCGGCCGGGAGCGATCCGGAAAAGCTCGATGGCGTGCGCGTGTTCAACCCGCAGGGCAAGGCCATCGGCCATATCTCACTGCCGGAGCGCTGCGCCAACCTGTGCTTTGGCGGCGAGAAAGGCAACCGCCTGTTCATGGCCAGCAGCCATGCGCTCTACTCGATCTTCGTGAACGCGCGAGGCGCGACCCTGGTGTGA
- a CDS encoding cupin domain-containing protein — MANKPITVLRDTQPMPVVDACKWERIEGEPHTVNLNAYTSDDGSKIMGTWICTPGKWRVEYVKWEYCHFQEGYCIITPDGMAPIHLKAGDIFVVEPGMKGTWEVVETVRKYFVFA, encoded by the coding sequence ATGGCCAACAAACCGATTACCGTACTGCGCGATACCCAGCCGATGCCCGTCGTCGACGCCTGCAAATGGGAACGCATCGAGGGCGAGCCGCACACGGTCAACCTCAACGCCTACACCAGCGATGACGGCAGCAAGATCATGGGCACCTGGATCTGCACGCCGGGTAAATGGCGGGTCGAGTACGTGAAGTGGGAGTACTGCCACTTCCAGGAAGGCTACTGCATCATCACCCCGGACGGCATGGCGCCGATCCACCTCAAGGCCGGCGATATCTTCGTCGTCGAGCCAGGCATGAAAGGCACCTGGGAAGTGGTCGAGACGGTGCGCAAGTACTTCGTGTTCGCCTGA
- a CDS encoding DMT family transporter, protein MKDSARGLLLVISGIVLLSFDGLLVRLVQADGWSIVFWRGLLMFIALGAFSLSASSRASLRAKPLPGAASAVLLALISIFFVLAIVHTTVANVVVILSTAPLFAALFTRFLLREAVALRTWLAIGVATLGIVLVFAGSFSASDLLGNGYALLSSAALGANLTLLRRHSSLARMPLIALGGLVAALIALPKAQPFGLDSASYLALGIMGLVQMPLATLLINSATRYLPSAEVALFYLLESVLGTLWVWYVLNEVPATATLYGGALVIATLVVHAGCTLRARPALPA, encoded by the coding sequence ATGAAAGACTCGGCGCGCGGCCTGCTGCTGGTCATCAGCGGCATCGTGCTGCTCAGCTTCGATGGGCTGCTGGTGCGCCTGGTACAGGCGGACGGCTGGAGCATCGTGTTCTGGCGCGGCTTGCTGATGTTCATCGCCCTGGGCGCCTTCTCGCTGTCGGCCAGCAGCCGCGCGAGCCTGCGCGCCAAGCCACTGCCGGGGGCCGCGTCGGCGGTGCTGCTGGCGCTGATCTCGATCTTCTTCGTGCTGGCGATCGTGCATACCACGGTGGCCAATGTGGTGGTCATCCTCAGTACCGCGCCGCTGTTCGCCGCGCTGTTCACGCGCTTCTTGCTGCGCGAGGCGGTGGCACTGCGCACCTGGCTGGCGATCGGCGTGGCGACGCTGGGCATCGTGCTGGTATTCGCCGGCTCCTTCAGCGCCAGCGACCTGCTGGGCAACGGCTATGCACTGCTGTCTTCGGCGGCGCTGGGCGCCAACCTTACCCTGCTGCGCCGTCATTCCAGCCTGGCCCGCATGCCGCTGATCGCCCTCGGCGGCCTGGTCGCCGCGCTGATCGCCCTGCCCAAGGCGCAGCCCTTCGGCCTGGATTCGGCCAGCTACCTGGCGCTGGGCATCATGGGGCTGGTGCAGATGCCGCTGGCCACCTTGCTGATCAACAGCGCGACGCGCTACCTGCCGTCCGCCGAGGTGGCGCTGTTCTACCTGCTGGAAAGCGTGCTCGGCACCCTGTGGGTCTGGTACGTCCTCAACGAGGTGCCGGCCACGGCCACGCTGTACGGCGGTGCGCTGGTGATCGCCACGCTGGTGGTGCATGCCGGCTGCACCCTGCGCGCCCGTCCTGCGCTGCCGGCCTGA